The DNA segment GACCATCGAGCCGGAGCTGGCCCGGCACAAGCCGGTGGTTCGGATCTCCCCGCCCGCGCTCATCGAGGGCGGCGACGTGCTCCTGGTGGACAAGACCTTTTTCGTCGGGCTGTCCGCACGGACCAATGCCGAGGGCGTGGTCGCCCTGGTCGATGCGGTCCGGCCGCACGGCTACGAAACCGTGGTCATCGCCGGTTGTCCCTCCCTGCATTTCAAGACCGACGTCAACTTCATCGGCAACAATACCCTTCTGGTTTCGCCTTGCTGCGAAAGCCTGCCCGAACTGGCCGGGTTCAAGCGCGTCATCGTCGAGGACGACGAGGCCTATGCCCGCAACTGCCTGTACATCAACGGCACCGTCATCGTGCCCGCCGGATTTCCCAAGACCCTGGCCAAAGTCCAGGCTACCGGCGTGAACACCGTCGTCATCGATGTCTCGGAATTCCGCAAGTTGGACGGCGGGTTGACCTGCCTGTCGCTTCGGTTCTAGCGGGCGCGTCTGGCCCCGCCGTACTCGGAAAAAAGCCCCCGGCTCAAATGAGTCGGGGGCTTTCTGTCTTTTTAGGCGAAGGCGCGGTCCGGAAGTGGCGGAGAGGAGGCGTCCTTCCGGGAGCCTAGTACTGCGTCACGCGCTTGGGCAGGGTGAAGAACCAGAGCTGGGAGGCGGTGTCGGCGGGCGAGAGTTCAATATGGGTGCTCACCGGCTCGCCCTTGTATTTGACCTGGCCTGAAGCGTCCACGGTGTAAGCAGCGGCCTTGGTGACCGGCTTGCCGTCGGCGTCATTGACCGGGCTCACGACCTTGAAGGTGAAGCCGAAGTCGTTGTCCGAGGTCACGGCGATGGTGCGCATGTCCGGGAGCAGGGCTACGCCTTCCGCCTTGCCGGGCTTCCAGCCGTAGTCCTTGATGTCGATCAGCTTGGTTTTTTTCACGTACTTCACGCCCAGGGCTTCGACGGCCGCGCGGTCGGCCAGGGTCTCAAGTTCCTTGCCGTCCCTGGTCTTGACGCCGGTGATATCCGAAGCGCCCGAGATGTCGATGAGATAGATCGGGATGCGGGTCTTGCCGTCGGCGTTCTTGCCCCGCTCGATGAGCAGGAATTGGGTTTCGGAGATTGCGTGCAGGTCGCCGATCTTGGCGTCGGCGGACTTCTTGTAGTTGTCGCGGTCGTGCGGGTAGGCGAATTGTTCGACCTTGCCGGTGCCCGGATCGAGGAAGAGCAGGCGGCAGAAGGTGGCCTTGGATTTCTTGACGTTGCCGTCCACATCGCAGATGGACTGGATGGCGGACAGGACCTTGTCGGACGGGGTCACGGCGATGCCTTCCAGGCCTCGGTTGGGCTGGCGGGAGGCGGCGATCATGGGCAACCCTTTGCCGGGCACGTACTTCTTGATGATCTTGCCGGTGTAACCGTCAACCTTGGCGATGAACGGGCCGTACTCGTCGCAAATCCACAGGAACCGTTTATTCTTGCGGTCGATGGCGATGCCTTCGGTGTCCAATCCCTCGGGATCGAAGGGCAGTTTCTTGAGGGCGTCGTTCAGCGGGATCTCGCCCGTCGCGCCCACGGAACCGAGCGGGATGGCCCGGCCCGAGACGGGGCGCATGCGCGCGTCCTTCAGGCTGATCAGGCTGGCGAGCACGGCGTGTCCGTCCTTGACGCGGATGGCGCCGAAGGCGGGATGGAAATTGGGGACCGGGAACATTTTGGTGGCCGTGGTCTTGCCGGACTCCGTCCATTTGGGGGCATCGGCGTTGGGGCCCCGGTCGGTGATGGCGTAGAACACGCGCGAGCCGTCGGCGGCGCGGCCCACGTAGGTCATGCCCGAGCCGATGCCGATGGTGAACCCGTCGGGGAAGCGGTCGGCGTACAGGCCCGTGTAGGGCACCATGAATTCCTTGGGGATTTCGATGTCGTATTTTTCCACGGAGACGTCCGCGGCCCAGGCGGTCTGGACGGTGGAAGCCACAAGTAAAGCGGTCAGCAAGAGATAGCGCAGCATGAGATGCCTCCTCAGTGAATTTGCCGGTATATACATGGGTGGCGGGGGGCGAAACATGGCGGAGGCATGACACTTCGTGACGGACTCGTGTCGATTGGGACGGCGGCCTGACGGGGGAACGGATGCCCCTGATCGGGGCGGGTTGCGGCCGCAGCGAAGCTAGCGGCTGGCGTATGTGGTGCGGTGTGTGGTGGAATTCCCCTGGCCGACGATGTCGATGACGGCGGTGTTGGTTCCTTCGGGGAATTGGAGTTCGATGGGGCCGATATCGAAATTGCCACCGAGCGCCTCACCGGCCCGCACGTCGCGGAACAGGCCGACCCAATACGTCGGGGCGCCCCGGAGCCGCTGCACGCCGTCAGTGTACACGATGTCCCACTCGTGCGCGAGTTCGTCTAGCAGCGCCTGGCCTACTTCGGCAATGCCTGCTGAAGGGGATTTGGGGCGGGGAGCGCCGACGCCGTGCTCCCAGTCTATGCCGCCGGTGGAGAGCGGGGGGACTTCGGTTCGCTTCCAGGCGATGTTGTCCTGCCCCGTGGCGTTGGGAGTGCCCCGATATATGGCCATGGTCCATGTCCGGTCGGTCGTGTTGTTGAGATCAACGTGATAATTACGCATGGTGTTTTCCTGTTGGCCGTGGCGGCCTTGCCCTATTGGTTGACGGGAGGGGGGCCGTCCCCCCCCCGGTTTGTTTTGGTCGGCGTGTTAGTTGAAAAGCCCCTTGAGCGGGTTTTCCCTTTTGCCCGTGGAGTCCTTGGGCCCGCCCAGGATGCTGTTCTTGAGGGTTTCCTCCAGCCCCTTGGCCCCCTGCTTGAAGGTGCCCTTGAACAGGGCCTCGCCCATGGCCTTGAGGTCCAGGGAGATGGACGGATCGTCCAGACTGCCCTTGACGTTAATGGGCAGGGGCAGTCCCTTGAGATCCTCGATGGACTTGCCGTCCTGGCCTTCCAGGGTGCCGACCACGGTGACCGTGGCGGTGTAATCCGTGGTGTTCTTGGGCAGGTCGGCCCAGCCCTGCCCGGTGACGCGCAGCAGCGGCGACTTCATGAGCAGATCCTTGTTGACGATGTGCCCGTCGGTCAGGGTGGCGGAGCCGAGCAGTTCGGCGAAGTCCGTCTTGGCCGGTTCGTCGCCGCTGACCGGTTGGCCCTTGAGACGGTTCCAGCCGTCGCGCAGCATCTTGGCCACGTTCACGCCGTTGATCGCCCCGTCGGTGAAGGCGAAGGACGCCGTGCCGGTTACGGACTTCTTGATGTTGTCGGGGGTCAGGCCGCTGCCCTTGAGGTCGTATTGGGCGTTGGCGGTGCCGGTCAGGTGTTCTTTGCCGGTCAGGTCCTTGATGAGCGGCCCGGCCTGAACGTCCTTGAGCCGGCCCGTTTCGGTCCAGGCGGCCAGGGGCTTATTCGCGTCCAGGGTGCCCCGGGCGGAATACTCTCCGCCATAGAGCTTGAGCGACGTCGGGTCGGCGGTGATCATGCCGTTTCGCGCGGTGACCACGCCCAGGATGTCGGTGATGGTCAGGTTCATGGCCTTGAGCTTGCCCACGGTCAGCCGGGCCTTGACGTCCAGGTCCTTGAGCGCGCTCAGGTCGGGCTCCTCGGCCGGGGCAGCCGTTCCGGCGGGGGCGGGGCCGCCCTTGGCCGCCGCAGGCTTGTCGGCCGACTTGGGCGGCAGATAGCGGTCCGCGTCGATGTCGTCCACGTTGACGTTGACGGTCACGGCGGGCTTCTTGAAGTTTTTGACCGCGCCATCGGCGGTGATCAGGGTCTGGTCGAGCTTGAGTGTCAAGGATTCCAGGGTGGCCTCGGTGTCCGAGCCGTTGACCTTGAGATCGGCGGTCAAGGCTTCGAGAACCTTGGGGTCGGCCGTCGCGGGCGGGGTCATGCCGAGCTGTTTCATGAGTTCGCGCAGGGAGGCCTGGGCCAGCTTGATCTCGGCGGAGAAGGATGTGTCGCTCCCCGTGCTCTTGGCGAAGAGCAGGCCGGAGAGTTCCAGGTTGAGCAGCGAGAACTTCATGTCGTCCACCTCGATGGAGCCCGCTTCCCGGTCGAACCGGGCGAAGCCGGTCAGCACCGGGCGGGTGTCCACCTTGGGGGCGTCGAGCTGGAGCCGGAACTTGAGCTCGAACGGGAAGCGGATCTTGTCGCCGACCTCGCCGATGGTCAGGCTCAGATCGTTGACGGCGGTCCTGGTGTTCGCCTGCCAGTCGTCGTAGACGATATTGGCGTTGGTTATCTCCACACCCTCCACGGACAGGGCCCCTGTCGAGCGGGGCGCGGCCCCGCCGTCCGGGCCTGGGGCGGTCTGTTCCGGCGCGACATCGGTCTTGCCGGATTTGGCCAGGTCGGCCCAGTTCGTCACGCCCTGTTTGTTTTTGGACAGGTTGAGGGTCAGCCCATCCAGGACCACGGTGCCCACGGCCACGTCGCCCGAGAGCAGGGGCAACAGGCGGATGGAGGCTTCGGCGCGGTTGATGCGGACCATCTCCTCCGGCGCGAAGCCCGGGGCGTTGCCGAGCGCCATGGGCCCGACCTTGAGGCCGAGCCAGGGGAAGAAGTTGAAGCCGATGTCGCCTTCAAATTTCAGTTCACGGCCGGTCTGGTCCTTGACCGCTTTGGATATTTCGGCCTTGTAGGCGTTGGGGTCCACCACGAGCACCAGGACGACGCAAGCCGTGATGAATAGGGCCGCCAGGGCCCCGATGACGATGAGGGAGATTTTGAGGGGCTTGTTCATGATTTGCTCCTAGAAAACTTTTTGCAAGAGTTCGCTGGCCGTTGCGATGTCGCCGGAGCGCACATCCTGTTCGGTCTGTGCCATGTACAGGAACATGGAATCCAGGGTCTTGTTGGTCAGGTAATCCACCGGGTCGAAGGCGGTCCCGGTCAGGGAGGAGAGCTGCTTGACCGCATTGACGGCGTTGCCCGCCCCGGTCTTTTCCAGCGCGGCCCGAATCAGCGGGGCCGCGCCATCGGCCAGGGAGGGCCGGGTGCTCTTCTCGAAATAGTTGGTCACGGCGTCGCTTTTGCCCGAGAGCAGGCCCGAAGGGTTGGCGAACTCCATGGTCTTGATGGTCTTCTGGAACAGTTGGCCGACGGCCGGGACGGCCGCCTCGGCCGCCGAATTGAGGTTGGACAACAGGTCCGGGGCCACGGTTTCGGCAACCTTTTGGTAACTGTCCGGAAGGGACAGGGAAGTGGCCGCCAGCTTGGAGAAGCCGCCGTCCCGGGACAAGGATTCCACAGCGGAATCCGCGCCCATGGAGAGCAGCTCGCGGAAGGCGGCCTCGATCTGGGACGGGGTTACGGACATCCCTGCGGCCTTGGCTCCGGCGTCACCGGCAGCCTTGAGGGCTTCGCCCCACCCCGCTGCGGCGGGGGCTGTCCACAGACATGAGAGCAGGAGCGGCAGGAGAAGGGCGGAGAAGACGTGTTTGACGCGCATGATCGGCTCCGGTTTATTCGGGTAATGGGGCATGCCGAGAGAATAACACTCGGTGACCGTCCTGCCTAGGGGGCAGGATGATTTTTGGCGATGCGCACGTCGCCCGGCGCAGTGGCCCGGGAGCTAGGGCAGGGCGAGGCGCGCCAGGCCGGGATGGTCCGCCGGTACGCGCACGGCCCGGTACAGGGGCTTGGCCGGGCTCGCCTGTTCCCAGACGATCCCGCCCTGCGGCGCGACCTCCAGAAGGCGTCCGCTCGGGCCGTCGCAAATCAGTGTATTGCCGCCCGGCAGCCGCTCGGCACCGGAACCGTCCCCCTCCGACAGGGCGGAGAGGGACCGGTCGGCGTAGGACCAGACTTCCTGCGCGGCCAGGGCCGTGCCTTTGAAATAGTATTGCGGTTTGACTTCCAGGATGTCCGGTCGGCCCGTGGCCCGGTCCTCCCCGTTGTAGACCAGGATGGTTTCGGCTCCGGGCTTGCCGTGATCGACCCAGCGGGCGTCCCGGGGAGCGCGAAGTCGAGCCTCGCCCGCAGCGCCGTACGCCGCCGGATTGCCCCAGCGGAAGAGGATGTCGCCGCCCCGGCGCATGAGCCCGCCCGAGGTGGATGCGGCCTGTTCCGTGTTGGTGGAGTGGTCGATGATCCATATCTCGCCGATGTTGCGCAGGCTGAGGACGATCTGGTCCAGGGCCGGATTGTAGTCCATGGCGTCGGCGTGCAGCCAGTCCGGAGTGCGGCCGGGGTTGTAGTTCACGTCCATGCGACGGGGCAGCCGCACCGGGCTGGCGTAGTTGGGCGCGCCGGAGTTGGTGTTTTGCACCAGATGGTCCCAGACGTGCCACTCCCAGACGATCTGCCCGCTGCGCGGGCCGGATTTGCGTACCTCGACGATGTGTTCTGCCCAGATGCGGCCGTCGGGATGGTTGCGCACGGACGCGCCCGCCGCATCGAGTTGGGAGCCGTTTTTCAGTTCCCAGGCCAGGATCAGGACGTTGCCGTTGGGCAGGGGAGCGATGTCGTGGTGTTGGCGCACATCCTTGGATATATAACTATATTCCCAGACGATTTGTCCACGCGGCGAGACTTCCTGGATGATCCCGCCATTGACGCCACGGCCTTCGAACGGGGTGCGCACCTCGCCCTTGGCCGGGGAGACCGTGCGCAACAGGTTGCCGTTGGGCAGGAGGTGGACCGTGCCGGTGGCCGGGTCTCGTCCCGTCCATGCCCTGACCGTCTTGCCGGTCTTGTCCAAAAGATAGGTTCCGGTCCCGCCCACGGGCGCGAACAGGGTGTAGCCAGCGCCCGGAACGGCGGAAGCCACGACCGGTGCCGCCGTCGCTGCGGCTTTCGGCGGAATGGAGGCCGTTGCGGGCTTGGCGGGTGCCGTCGGCCGGGGCTGCGGGGCCGGGCGGACCGGTTGCGCGGCGGCCGTCGCCTTGGCTTCCATGGGCGGCGCGGGGGGGGCGCTCTGCCTGCCTTCGAAACGGGCCAGTTCGGCCCGGGACACGCAGCCGTCGCCGTTGTGGTCCACGCGCCAGAACTGCTGGCGGACCAGCCCCGAGGTTTCGTTTACGGTCAGGCATCCGTTGCCGTCCAGGTCCTGGGCGGCGATGGGGTCCGGTTCGGGCGCGGGCGACTGGGGCGCGGTGGTTTGAGATTCGGGCACGGGCGTGGGAGCCGGTTCGGGCGGAAGCGGAGGCGTCGCGGCCGGGGGGACGATCATGGCCGTGGATTCAGGTTCGGGCGCGGCGGGCGGCGGCGTGGATTCGGGGACTGCCCGGCGGGGAGTCGGCGCGGGAGGCGCGGGCTCGGACGCCGGAGGCTCGGGAATTGCCGCGATGATCGCTTCCGGCGTCGGCGCGGGCGCGGCGCGGACCGGTTCGACAATGCGGGGCGGAGTGGCCGGGGCCTGGCCAGCCTTGATGAGCGCCTCCGGGGCCATGGCGGCGTAGGCCGGGTCAAAGGCGGGCAGGTCGCCCGTCAGGCCGTACTTGGTCATATCCGCATAGCGCGCGGGCAACTGCTCTTCCACGAATTGATAGCCGTTGGTCTTGTACCCGTTGTTGAGCATGGTCTCGGATTTGCGGTCCAGGGACGGGTTGGCGCGGAATACGTCCTTGCCGTCGAAGCCGTCCTGTATGACCGCAGCCTGGGCGCGGATGACGCTCGGCGGTTCGGAGAAAAATCGGTTGTCCTTCGGGGCCTCGTTGTCCCAGACCACGGTCTTGAGCAGCACGGCTAGGTTGTGCCCGCCCGCCTGGTGGATGGCCGGGCCGTCGTCCTGCGCCCGGTTGCCGGTGAAGGTGCAGTAATAGAGGGTGGCCGAGCTGCCGCCCTCGTTGGCCAGGCCCGCGCCGTGCGGGGCCTCGTTGTTGCGGAACAGGGAGTTGAGCAGGATCGGGCTGGCACCCAATCCGTTGTACATGCCGCCGCCCTTGAAGTCGCTCAGGTTCGAATCGAATAGGCAGGAAACGAACAGAGGCCGGGCGCGCAGCACGTTGGCCGCGCCGCCGCCCCAGGCCAGGGCCGAATTTTGCCAGAAGGCGCATCGGAGGAAGCGGGGCGCGTGTTCCGGCACCGCCGCCGGATCGGTGGAAAGCATGTTGTAGACCGCACCGCCCTCAAGGGCATGGTTGTCCCGGAACACGCAGTTGCGCACCGTGGGGGCCGCGCGGAAGTTGACCATGCCCGCGCCTTGGCCGTCGCCCGGGGCCTGGGCCGCGTCTTCGGCGCTCACGGTCTTGCCGCCGTTCCAGCGGGCGTTCAAGGAGTAGCCCCCGGAGATGGTGAAGCCGTCGAGCACGGCCCGGTCGG comes from the Desulfovibrio sp. Huiquan2017 genome and includes:
- a CDS encoding aryl-sulfate sulfotransferase is translated as MTARRILPVLFCALLIATTVHARTLYVNGAAEPGDGSSWASPLKGVAEALKLAADGDEIWVAAGTYTPGSERTATFRLVPGVSLLGGFAGNETERRQQDPEAHQTVLSGDIGVPGAPEDNVFHVVTGADRAVLDGFTISGGYSLNARWNGGKTVSAEDAAQAPGDGQGAGMVNFRAAPTVRNCVFRDNHALEGGAVYNMLSTDPAAVPEHAPRFLRCAFWQNSALAWGGGAANVLRARPLFVSCLFDSNLSDFKGGGMYNGLGASPILLNSLFRNNEAPHGAGLANEGGSSATLYYCTFTGNRAQDDGPAIHQAGGHNLAVLLKTVVWDNEAPKDNRFFSEPPSVIRAQAAVIQDGFDGKDVFRANPSLDRKSETMLNNGYKTNGYQFVEEQLPARYADMTKYGLTGDLPAFDPAYAAMAPEALIKAGQAPATPPRIVEPVRAAPAPTPEAIIAAIPEPPASEPAPPAPTPRRAVPESTPPPAAPEPESTAMIVPPAATPPLPPEPAPTPVPESQTTAPQSPAPEPDPIAAQDLDGNGCLTVNETSGLVRQQFWRVDHNGDGCVSRAELARFEGRQSAPPAPPMEAKATAAAQPVRPAPQPRPTAPAKPATASIPPKAAATAAPVVASAVPGAGYTLFAPVGGTGTYLLDKTGKTVRAWTGRDPATGTVHLLPNGNLLRTVSPAKGEVRTPFEGRGVNGGIIQEVSPRGQIVWEYSYISKDVRQHHDIAPLPNGNVLILAWELKNGSQLDAAGASVRNHPDGRIWAEHIVEVRKSGPRSGQIVWEWHVWDHLVQNTNSGAPNYASPVRLPRRMDVNYNPGRTPDWLHADAMDYNPALDQIVLSLRNIGEIWIIDHSTNTEQAASTSGGLMRRGGDILFRWGNPAAYGAAGEARLRAPRDARWVDHGKPGAETILVYNGEDRATGRPDILEVKPQYYFKGTALAAQEVWSYADRSLSALSEGDGSGAERLPGGNTLICDGPSGRLLEVAPQGGIVWEQASPAKPLYRAVRVPADHPGLARLALP
- a CDS encoding AsmA family protein is translated as MNKPLKISLIVIGALAALFITACVVLVLVVDPNAYKAEISKAVKDQTGRELKFEGDIGFNFFPWLGLKVGPMALGNAPGFAPEEMVRINRAEASIRLLPLLSGDVAVGTVVLDGLTLNLSKNKQGVTNWADLAKSGKTDVAPEQTAPGPDGGAAPRSTGALSVEGVEITNANIVYDDWQANTRTAVNDLSLTIGEVGDKIRFPFELKFRLQLDAPKVDTRPVLTGFARFDREAGSIEVDDMKFSLLNLELSGLLFAKSTGSDTSFSAEIKLAQASLRELMKQLGMTPPATADPKVLEALTADLKVNGSDTEATLESLTLKLDQTLITADGAVKNFKKPAVTVNVNVDDIDADRYLPPKSADKPAAAKGGPAPAGTAAPAEEPDLSALKDLDVKARLTVGKLKAMNLTITDILGVVTARNGMITADPTSLKLYGGEYSARGTLDANKPLAAWTETGRLKDVQAGPLIKDLTGKEHLTGTANAQYDLKGSGLTPDNIKKSVTGTASFAFTDGAINGVNVAKMLRDGWNRLKGQPVSGDEPAKTDFAELLGSATLTDGHIVNKDLLMKSPLLRVTGQGWADLPKNTTDYTATVTVVGTLEGQDGKSIEDLKGLPLPINVKGSLDDPSISLDLKAMGEALFKGTFKQGAKGLEETLKNSILGGPKDSTGKRENPLKGLFN
- a CDS encoding esterase-like activity of phytase family protein, translating into MLRYLLLTALLVASTVQTAWAADVSVEKYDIEIPKEFMVPYTGLYADRFPDGFTIGIGSGMTYVGRAADGSRVFYAITDRGPNADAPKWTESGKTTATKMFPVPNFHPAFGAIRVKDGHAVLASLISLKDARMRPVSGRAIPLGSVGATGEIPLNDALKKLPFDPEGLDTEGIAIDRKNKRFLWICDEYGPFIAKVDGYTGKIIKKYVPGKGLPMIAASRQPNRGLEGIAVTPSDKVLSAIQSICDVDGNVKKSKATFCRLLFLDPGTGKVEQFAYPHDRDNYKKSADAKIGDLHAISETQFLLIERGKNADGKTRIPIYLIDISGASDITGVKTRDGKELETLADRAAVEALGVKYVKKTKLIDIKDYGWKPGKAEGVALLPDMRTIAVTSDNDFGFTFKVVSPVNDADGKPVTKAAAYTVDASGQVKYKGEPVSTHIELSPADTASQLWFFTLPKRVTQY
- a CDS encoding arginine deiminase family protein is translated as MFTRAITRRPGPEMVDGITTANLGKPDFTLALKQHDVYCRTLADLGLDVTVLETAPGFPDCCFVEDTAIVCEEVAVLTPLGAPSRQGEQLTIEPELARHKPVVRISPPALIEGGDVLLVDKTFFVGLSARTNAEGVVALVDAVRPHGYETVVIAGCPSLHFKTDVNFIGNNTLLVSPCCESLPELAGFKRVIVEDDEAYARNCLYINGTVIVPAGFPKTLAKVQATGVNTVVIDVSEFRKLDGGLTCLSLRF
- a CDS encoding DUF4197 domain-containing protein, which gives rise to MRVKHVFSALLLPLLLSCLWTAPAAAGWGEALKAAGDAGAKAAGMSVTPSQIEAAFRELLSMGADSAVESLSRDGGFSKLAATSLSLPDSYQKVAETVAPDLLSNLNSAAEAAVPAVGQLFQKTIKTMEFANPSGLLSGKSDAVTNYFEKSTRPSLADGAAPLIRAALEKTGAGNAVNAVKQLSSLTGTAFDPVDYLTNKTLDSMFLYMAQTEQDVRSGDIATASELLQKVF